One Bacteroidota bacterium genomic window carries:
- a CDS encoding rhomboid family intramembrane serine protease encodes MYRSQGNFLSTIPPVTRILLIINVVLFFVSPLIGRFLHWDLGSNLSLRNLESDFFQPYQLISHMFMHGGLGHLFFNMFGLYLFGRVLESVLGSKKFFILYFVSGLAAAFLQLGANSLQIHKLVSAIAELNVLPTAEAFWQLAQKYHFDTAPEVKSLAQNWMNDPDAAGYFQQAMVMCQRMVFTMENAQMVGASGAVLGILAAFAVLFPNVELMIIFFPVPIKAKYLVPFYALAELFFGVANFRFDNIAHFAHLGGAIAGFLLVWYWKKNHIRPVY; translated from the coding sequence ATGTATCGTAGCCAGGGAAATTTTTTATCGACAATACCACCGGTAACCCGTATTTTACTAATTATTAATGTAGTGTTGTTTTTTGTTAGTCCATTAATTGGCAGGTTTTTGCATTGGGACTTAGGGTCAAACTTGTCGCTGCGCAACCTGGAATCCGATTTTTTTCAGCCCTATCAGCTTATTAGCCACATGTTTATGCACGGAGGTCTGGGGCATCTCTTTTTTAATATGTTTGGACTTTACCTTTTCGGACGTGTACTGGAAAGTGTATTGGGCAGCAAGAAATTCTTTATTCTTTATTTTGTTTCAGGCCTGGCTGCTGCATTTCTTCAACTTGGGGCCAATTCTCTGCAGATACATAAGCTCGTGTCGGCCATTGCCGAGTTGAATGTACTTCCCACTGCGGAAGCTTTCTGGCAATTGGCTCAAAAATACCATTTCGATACGGCTCCCGAAGTAAAAAGCCTGGCTCAGAATTGGATGAACGATCCTGACGCTGCAGGTTATTTTCAGCAAGCTATGGTTATGTGCCAGCGTATGGTATTTACTATGGAAAATGCCCAGATGGTTGGCGCTTCTGGTGCGGTTTTAGGTATTTTGGCAGCCTTTGCTGTATTGTTTCCGAATGTGGAACTCATGATTATCTTTTTTCCGGTTCCTATAAAAGCGAAATACCTGGTTCCCTTTTATGCACTGGCCGAATTATTTTTCGGAGTAGCCAACTTCCGCTTCGATAACATTGCTCATTTTGCTCACCTGGGTGGAGCCATAGCCGGATTTTTGCTCGTGTGGTACTGGAAAAAGAACCATATTCGACCGGTATATTAA
- a CDS encoding pyridoxal-phosphate dependent enzyme, which translates to MTPLDISLPDFSAIQMAARLIAPYIHRTPVLHSQIINQLTHSQLYFKCENFQKAGAFKFRGAVHALLHNLESSGKKPVTTHSSGNHAGALAKAAGILGIECIVVMPENAPRVKIAAVQHYGATIRFCAPTLEARESTTRLVIQETGASLIHPYNNYFIIAGQGTAALELLTNQPSLDIVIAPVGGGGLMSGTALAAKSLNKNIQVYGAEPKGADDAWQSLQAGKIMPQQNPNTIADGLLTSLGDLTFAILSKNLNGIFTVSEKGIVEAMKMIWQYMKIIVEPSSAVTLAAVLEYPDVFRNKKTGIIVSGGNVDFEKLPF; encoded by the coding sequence ATGACACCCCTCGACATTTCTCTTCCGGATTTTTCGGCTATACAAATGGCTGCCCGTTTAATAGCACCTTACATTCACCGTACACCGGTTTTGCATTCGCAAATAATTAACCAATTAACTCATAGCCAATTGTATTTTAAATGCGAGAATTTTCAGAAAGCCGGGGCCTTTAAATTTCGGGGGGCTGTCCATGCCTTGCTTCATAATCTCGAAAGCTCTGGTAAAAAGCCTGTTACCACGCATTCTTCGGGTAACCACGCCGGTGCACTGGCTAAAGCAGCAGGCATTCTGGGCATTGAGTGCATTGTGGTGATGCCAGAAAATGCCCCTCGCGTAAAAATTGCCGCGGTGCAACATTATGGCGCTACTATTCGTTTTTGCGCCCCAACCCTCGAAGCCCGCGAAAGCACCACCCGCCTGGTCATACAAGAGACGGGGGCAAGTCTCATCCACCCTTACAATAATTATTTCATTATTGCAGGTCAGGGAACAGCCGCACTTGAACTACTGACCAACCAACCCAGCCTCGACATTGTGATTGCCCCGGTGGGTGGTGGCGGACTTATGAGCGGAACTGCACTGGCAGCCAAAAGCTTAAACAAGAATATACAAGTCTATGGCGCTGAGCCCAAAGGTGCCGACGATGCATGGCAGTCCTTACAAGCTGGTAAAATTATGCCTCAGCAAAACCCAAACACCATTGCCGATGGCCTGCTTACCTCGCTGGGTGACCTCACCTTTGCTATTTTGTCGAAAAACTTAAACGGTATTTTTACTGTATCGGAAAAAGGTATTGTGGAGGCCATGAAGATGATCTGGCAATACATGAAAATTATTGTCGAGCCTTCGTCAGCTGTAACACTGGCAGCGGTGCTTGAATACCCCGATGTGTTCAGAAATAAAAAAACCGGAATCATTGTTTCGGGTGGCAATGTAGATTTTGAAAAGCTGCCTTTTTAA
- a CDS encoding sodium-translocating pyrophosphatase, which produces MENISVVIPLLSAAGAILALIFAMFFFKNMMKNSEGTPRMIEIAQHVREGAMAYLSRQYKVVGMVFIVLVLLLTVLAYMGVQNPFVPVAFLTGGFFSGLCGFLGMKTATNASARTAHGASQSLNKGLQIAFRSGAVMGLVVVGFALLDIALWFLMLDRVIFTPENMANGLEFLGLHFVHAGTTDTQKYIEITATMLTFGMGASTQALFARVGGGIYTKAADVGADLVGKVEAGIPEDDPRNPATIADNVGDNVGDVAGMGADLYESYAGSILATSALGAALIGSKEISQIQAVTAPMLVSAIGVILSIVGIFMVRTKESASQKNLLRALFIGTFGSSVLILLAVAGLAAAGWITWGVFGSVVSGLLAGVIIGQGTEYFTSDEYKPTQGIANQANQGPATTIIDGIAVGMYSTWIPVVTIVAGILAAYGFAGGFENFSEGVYGIGFAAVGMLSTLGITLATDAFGPIADNAGGNAEMSELPKEVRERTDALDMLGNTTAATGKGFAIGSAALTAMALLAAYMEEIRLWLGKMASSTGGWVIKGDVVFFREIQPAAEAVQQKMNLAAERVADLEFVQLSTATINDFVQAYDLTIFNPMLLGGLFIGSMMSFVFCAMTMKAVGRAAGAMVEEVRRQFREIPGIMEGTGKPEYAKCVAISTKGAQREMLVPSLLAIAVPVTVGLVLGVSGVVGLLAGGLTTGFTLASMLNNSGGAWDNAKKYIEKGNFGGKGSEAHKAGVVGDTVGDPFKDTSGPSLNILIKLMTMVAVVMSGLTVAFSFFG; this is translated from the coding sequence ATGGAAAATATCTCTGTGGTCATTCCATTGCTATCAGCCGCCGGGGCGATTCTGGCACTGATATTTGCAATGTTTTTCTTCAAAAATATGATGAAAAACTCCGAGGGTACTCCCCGGATGATTGAAATTGCGCAACACGTGCGCGAAGGTGCCATGGCATATCTTAGCCGGCAATACAAGGTAGTAGGCATGGTGTTTATTGTACTCGTTCTGTTACTTACTGTGCTTGCCTACATGGGCGTGCAAAACCCTTTTGTACCAGTAGCCTTTTTAACAGGTGGTTTTTTCTCCGGACTTTGCGGTTTTTTGGGTATGAAAACTGCCACCAATGCTTCGGCCCGTACGGCGCATGGTGCTTCGCAGTCGCTCAATAAAGGCCTACAGATTGCCTTCCGCTCAGGTGCCGTGATGGGGCTTGTGGTTGTTGGATTTGCCTTACTTGATATTGCCCTCTGGTTCCTGATGCTCGACAGAGTTATTTTTACACCGGAAAACATGGCCAATGGCCTTGAATTTCTGGGTCTTCATTTTGTACATGCCGGTACTACCGATACTCAAAAATACATTGAGATAACAGCTACCATGCTTACATTTGGTATGGGTGCCTCCACTCAAGCCCTATTTGCACGCGTAGGCGGCGGTATATACACTAAAGCTGCCGATGTGGGTGCCGACCTGGTTGGTAAAGTGGAAGCAGGAATTCCGGAAGATGATCCGCGCAACCCTGCCACCATTGCCGATAACGTGGGCGATAATGTGGGCGATGTAGCTGGTATGGGTGCCGACCTGTACGAGTCATATGCTGGTTCCATTCTTGCTACCTCCGCCCTTGGTGCTGCGCTGATTGGCTCCAAAGAAATCAGTCAGATACAGGCTGTCACTGCCCCTATGCTGGTATCAGCCATTGGAGTTATACTATCCATTGTGGGCATTTTTATGGTACGCACCAAAGAATCTGCTTCACAGAAAAACCTTCTTAGAGCTTTGTTCATTGGCACTTTTGGTAGTTCAGTACTCATATTACTTGCTGTAGCTGGTCTGGCCGCTGCAGGTTGGATTACCTGGGGTGTATTTGGTTCTGTGGTTTCCGGTTTGCTTGCCGGTGTAATTATTGGCCAGGGCACCGAGTATTTTACTTCCGATGAGTATAAACCCACGCAAGGTATTGCAAACCAGGCTAACCAAGGTCCTGCCACCACCATCATCGATGGTATCGCGGTGGGTATGTATTCAACCTGGATACCTGTAGTGACTATTGTGGCTGGTATTCTTGCAGCTTATGGATTCGCTGGCGGTTTTGAAAATTTCTCCGAAGGAGTGTATGGTATTGGCTTTGCTGCTGTGGGTATGCTCTCCACTTTGGGAATTACCCTTGCTACGGATGCCTTTGGACCCATTGCCGACAACGCAGGTGGAAATGCCGAAATGAGCGAATTACCCAAAGAAGTGCGTGAGCGTACTGATGCCCTCGATATGCTTGGTAACACCACTGCTGCAACCGGAAAAGGCTTTGCAATTGGTTCGGCTGCGCTTACTGCAATGGCCCTCTTGGCTGCTTATATGGAAGAAATTCGCCTGTGGCTGGGTAAAATGGCCTCCAGTACAGGTGGCTGGGTTATCAAAGGAGATGTAGTTTTCTTCCGCGAGATACAACCAGCTGCAGAAGCTGTACAACAAAAAATGAATCTTGCAGCAGAAAGAGTAGCTGATCTGGAATTCGTTCAGCTCTCCACTGCTACCATCAACGATTTTGTGCAGGCCTATGACCTGACTATTTTTAACCCCATGCTACTGGGCGGATTGTTTATTGGCTCCATGATGTCGTTTGTATTTTGCGCTATGACCATGAAAGCTGTGGGACGCGCAGCTGGTGCAATGGTGGAGGAAGTAAGACGCCAATTCCGCGAAATACCTGGTATTATGGAAGGTACAGGCAAGCCTGAATATGCTAAATGTGTGGCTATTTCTACCAAGGGAGCTCAACGCGAAATGCTTGTTCCCTCACTTTTGGCCATCGCTGTGCCTGTTACCGTTGGCCTTGTTCTGGGTGTTTCGGGTGTGGTAGGCCTTCTGGCAGGTGGTTTAACCACTGGGTTTACGCTAGCTAGTATGCTCAATAACTCGGGAGGAGCCTGGGATAACGCCAAAAAATACATCGAAAAAGGAAACTTTGGCGGCAAGGGCAGCGAAGCTCACAAAGCCGGTGTGGTAGGCGATACGGTAGGAGATCCTTTTAAAGATACTTCAGGCCCATCACTTAACATACTTATCAAGCTAATGACCATGGTGGCGGTGGTAATGTCCGGACTCACAGTGGCATTCAGCTTCTTTGGATAA
- the lpcA gene encoding D-sedoheptulose 7-phosphate isomerase, giving the protein MDSIIQNFKQAALVLEEFISNQKNFEKIQSAGDAMVMALKQGYKIISCGNGGSMSDAMHFAEELTGRFRENRPSMPAIAISDPTHLTCVANDFGFDYVFSRYVEGLGVAGDVLLAISTSGNSPNCILAAEAARKKGMKVIGLTGKSGGKMASLCDIELRVPHEGYSDRIQEIHIKIIHSLIHYIEQKMNEN; this is encoded by the coding sequence ATGGATTCTATCATTCAAAATTTCAAACAGGCAGCCCTGGTACTTGAAGAATTTATCTCGAATCAAAAAAATTTCGAAAAGATTCAGTCTGCTGGTGATGCCATGGTAATGGCATTGAAACAAGGCTACAAAATAATCAGTTGCGGCAACGGAGGGTCTATGAGCGATGCCATGCACTTTGCCGAAGAACTTACCGGTCGCTTTCGCGAAAACAGACCCTCGATGCCGGCCATTGCCATATCCGATCCGACTCACCTCACCTGTGTGGCCAATGATTTTGGATTCGATTATGTGTTCTCGCGCTATGTCGAAGGGCTTGGAGTTGCCGGTGATGTGCTTCTGGCAATAAGCACCAGTGGCAATAGTCCCAACTGCATTCTAGCTGCCGAAGCAGCCCGAAAAAAAGGCATGAAAGTAATTGGCCTAACTGGCAAATCGGGGGGTAAAATGGCTAGCCTTTGCGACATCGAACTCAGGGTTCCGCACGAGGGATATTCCGACAGGATACAGGAAATACATATTAAAATTATCCATTCCCTCATCCATTACATCGAACAAAAAATGAATGAAAACTGA
- a CDS encoding rhomboid family intramembrane serine protease encodes METNIMNELRESFKKGSVLTKLIYINLGVFILVKLAYVFYFLATPASEHGMKALIFQSKYLAYLMVSSEPWMLMLRPWTLFSYMFLHFGFLHILFNILVLYWFGRIYLQYLTPKQLLTTYLLGGISGAAVFMLAYNLFPGLSEGQALGASAAIMAVVMAISFYNPSYTLYIPFIGPVKLIYIALVYVVLDVLQIASENAGGHLAHLGGAMYGYLFALQMKRGKDIGKSFSKFFDWIASLFKRKSKLRVSYKNQARHMNDFEYNKRKVDNQKEIDRILDKIAQSGYESLSKKEKDILFKMGGQS; translated from the coding sequence ATGGAAACGAATATCATGAACGAGCTGCGCGAATCTTTTAAGAAGGGTAGCGTACTCACAAAACTTATTTATATTAACCTGGGAGTTTTTATTTTAGTAAAGCTTGCCTATGTTTTCTATTTTCTGGCTACCCCAGCCTCAGAACATGGCATGAAAGCCTTAATATTCCAGTCGAAGTACCTGGCTTACCTTATGGTATCTTCCGAGCCCTGGATGCTTATGCTTCGACCCTGGACCCTTTTTTCTTACATGTTTCTGCACTTTGGGTTTTTGCACATACTTTTTAATATACTGGTACTTTATTGGTTTGGACGTATCTACTTGCAGTATCTCACGCCCAAGCAATTGCTCACTACTTATTTGCTGGGTGGTATTTCCGGTGCTGCCGTGTTTATGCTCGCTTACAATCTTTTTCCCGGGCTTAGCGAGGGGCAGGCACTGGGAGCCTCTGCTGCCATCATGGCGGTGGTGATGGCCATTTCGTTTTACAACCCTTCTTACACGTTGTATATACCCTTTATCGGGCCGGTGAAACTTATTTATATTGCCCTTGTATACGTAGTGCTCGATGTGTTGCAAATTGCTTCTGAAAATGCAGGGGGGCATCTGGCCCATTTGGGCGGGGCTATGTATGGCTATTTATTTGCACTGCAGATGAAACGCGGAAAAGATATTGGAAAAAGCTTTTCGAAGTTCTTCGACTGGATTGCTTCGCTCTTTAAGCGAAAATCAAAATTGCGGGTGAGTTATAAGAATCAGGCCCGCCACATGAACGACTTTGAATACAACAAGCGTAAAGTAGATAATCAGAAAGAAATAGACCGCATACTGGATAAAATTGCTCAATCTGGTTACGAGAGCCTTAGTAAAAAAGAAAAGGACATTTTGTTTAAAATGGGCGGCCAGAGTTAG
- the mutL gene encoding DNA mismatch repair endonuclease MutL, translating into MADIIRLLSDAVANQIAAGEVIQRPASVVKELVENAVDAGASEINVLVKEAGRSLIQVIDNGMGMSATDARMAFERHATSKIRSADDLFAIRTKGFRGEALASIASVAHVTLKTRLSDSELGTEIGLAASVVEKQETISCGQGSNFIVKNLFYNVPARRKFLKANPTEFKHILTEFQRIALSHPDIEFSLSHNDELIIHLPVTNLRQRIIHLFGKHMNTSLTHIENKTGLAHISGYIGKPEQARKTAGEQYFFINQRYMRHPYFHKAVSRAFENILPSDYYPCYFIFFEADPQTIDVNIHPTKTEIKFENEQALYQILNAAVKEALGKSSFVPSIDFDTYGVVDIPLVRPETEIRMPEIPVDYSFNPFNDQRKTFANQAQGQPVKGTNPVPERWQDLYQPSAENFQTAPMANLFSKHESSLPELKETHQYLQVKNRFILTPVKSGLMLIDQKRAHERILFEKFLRNMAHNKAVCQRLLYPEKINLNHEDYLLMLDILEELHAIGFELGDLGSNTLAVSGIPETAGSHSATELLEQLLEEYKQSQNKLSGNQKERIAVSLAQASAISTDRPLKLLEMQTLVDELFACENPNYSPGGKKTMSIVSLGELEKYLQ; encoded by the coding sequence ATGGCTGATATCATCCGCTTGCTTTCCGATGCTGTCGCGAACCAGATTGCTGCCGGTGAGGTGATACAGCGTCCGGCTTCGGTGGTAAAAGAACTGGTTGAGAATGCAGTCGATGCCGGGGCCAGCGAAATTAACGTGTTGGTTAAAGAAGCGGGTAGAAGCCTAATTCAGGTAATCGACAACGGAATGGGAATGTCTGCCACCGATGCCCGCATGGCTTTCGAAAGGCATGCCACATCGAAAATACGTTCGGCCGACGACCTGTTTGCTATCCGTACCAAAGGATTCAGGGGCGAAGCCCTGGCCTCGATAGCTTCGGTGGCGCATGTCACACTTAAAACGCGACTTTCGGACAGCGAACTGGGCACCGAAATAGGTCTTGCTGCTTCGGTAGTCGAAAAACAAGAAACCATCAGTTGTGGACAGGGCAGCAATTTTATTGTGAAGAACCTTTTTTACAATGTACCTGCACGACGTAAGTTTTTAAAGGCCAATCCAACCGAGTTCAAGCACATTCTTACCGAGTTTCAGCGCATCGCACTAAGCCATCCCGATATCGAGTTCAGCCTGAGCCATAACGACGAGCTGATCATTCATCTGCCAGTCACCAATCTGCGACAACGTATCATTCATTTGTTTGGTAAGCACATGAACACCAGCCTTACCCATATCGAGAACAAAACAGGTCTTGCCCATATCAGTGGTTATATAGGTAAACCCGAACAGGCGCGCAAAACGGCTGGCGAACAGTATTTTTTCATCAACCAGCGCTACATGCGCCATCCATACTTTCATAAAGCGGTGAGCCGGGCTTTTGAGAACATACTTCCGTCAGATTATTACCCTTGTTACTTTATCTTTTTCGAAGCCGATCCGCAAACCATCGATGTGAATATTCACCCAACCAAAACCGAAATAAAATTTGAAAATGAGCAGGCACTCTATCAGATTTTAAATGCCGCGGTAAAAGAAGCTCTTGGTAAAAGCAGTTTTGTGCCTTCCATCGATTTCGATACGTATGGCGTAGTCGATATCCCTTTGGTGCGTCCGGAAACTGAAATCCGAATGCCGGAAATTCCTGTGGATTATTCCTTTAATCCTTTTAACGATCAACGAAAAACTTTTGCAAACCAAGCACAAGGCCAACCTGTAAAGGGCACAAATCCTGTTCCTGAGCGTTGGCAGGATCTTTACCAGCCTTCTGCGGAAAATTTTCAGACTGCCCCAATGGCTAATCTTTTTAGCAAGCACGAGTCTTCTTTACCCGAATTGAAAGAGACACACCAATACCTTCAAGTGAAAAACAGGTTTATTCTAACACCTGTGAAGTCTGGCCTTATGCTTATCGACCAGAAACGAGCCCATGAGCGTATACTTTTCGAAAAATTTTTGAGAAACATGGCGCATAATAAAGCGGTATGCCAACGTCTGCTTTATCCAGAAAAAATAAACCTGAACCACGAAGACTATCTTCTCATGCTCGATATTTTGGAAGAATTGCATGCTATAGGTTTTGAATTAGGCGATTTGGGAAGCAATACCCTTGCGGTGAGTGGTATTCCGGAAACAGCCGGATCACATTCTGCTACTGAATTGCTCGAACAATTGCTCGAAGAGTATAAGCAAAGTCAGAATAAATTATCGGGCAACCAGAAAGAACGCATAGCCGTTTCGCTGGCCCAGGCCTCGGCCATTTCAACCGATCGTCCGTTAAAGCTACTCGAAATGCAGACGTTGGTCGATGAACTTTTTGCTTGCGAAAACCCCAACTATTCCCCGGGTGGGAAAAAGACCATGAGCATCGTGAGCCTGGGTGAGCTTGAAAAATATTTACAATAA
- a CDS encoding endonuclease/exonuclease/phosphatase family protein: MNILFALALIGAYAANHISPARFWPIAFFGLAYPYLLLINLFFLAFWTWRRKKQAWLSVIVILAGFGNMGRYIQVNLSESPVAVDSVNLKLISYNVRIFNTYKWSGEAINRDSIITWINSEKPDIVCFQEFTTYTKVVGETEKYTNRLLEHTPYSHIRYTTASDRNKRKFGVATYSRYPIVRRGSIQFDHSYNSCIYSDVLFQDDTVRIYNLHLQSIHLNKNYTLLDSLAYPNAKRFDEVKDISGRVRDAFIRRAHQVDVVRRHIEASPYPVILCGDFNDTPVSYSYHQLLGEKEDAFRESGSGIGLTYRGKLPSFRIDYVFHDPTFIATHYATPGVSFSDHLPLVCVLKPVLP; the protein is encoded by the coding sequence GTGAACATCTTGTTTGCCCTTGCTCTTATTGGGGCATACGCTGCAAACCACATTTCACCTGCTCGTTTTTGGCCAATAGCTTTTTTCGGCCTGGCCTATCCTTACCTGTTGCTCATCAATCTGTTTTTTCTGGCTTTCTGGACCTGGCGTCGCAAGAAGCAGGCCTGGCTTAGCGTGATAGTGATTCTGGCAGGTTTTGGAAACATGGGCCGGTATATTCAGGTTAACTTGTCTGAATCACCGGTGGCTGTCGATTCAGTAAATCTGAAATTGATTAGCTACAATGTACGTATTTTTAATACCTATAAGTGGAGTGGCGAGGCTATTAACCGCGACAGCATTATCACCTGGATTAACTCTGAGAAACCTGATATTGTATGCTTTCAGGAGTTTACGACTTACACTAAAGTAGTTGGTGAAACCGAAAAGTATACCAACCGCTTGTTGGAACATACCCCTTATAGTCATATCCGCTATACCACCGCTTCGGACCGGAACAAACGAAAATTCGGAGTAGCCACTTATAGCCGTTACCCTATTGTCAGAAGGGGGAGTATACAGTTCGATCATTCGTACAATAGTTGTATCTACAGCGATGTACTCTTTCAGGACGATACGGTTCGTATTTACAACCTTCACCTACAGAGTATTCACCTGAATAAAAATTACACCTTGTTGGATAGCCTGGCTTACCCTAATGCAAAACGTTTCGATGAAGTAAAAGATATTTCTGGTAGAGTTCGCGATGCCTTTATCCGCAGGGCACATCAGGTAGATGTAGTGCGAAGGCACATCGAAGCTTCACCCTATCCTGTAATTCTTTGTGGCGATTTTAACGACACGCCGGTATCCTATTCCTATCACCAGTTATTGGGCGAAAAGGAAGATGCCTTTCGCGAGAGTGGTAGTGGCATAGGCCTCACTTATCGGGGAAAGTTGCCTTCTTTTCGAATCGACTATGTGTTTCACGATCCTACTTTTATTGCCACGCATTATGCTACTCCCGGGGTATCTTTTTCCGATCACCTGCCTCTGGTGTGTGTGTTGAAGCCTGTTTTGCCCTGA